The Candidatus Zixiibacteriota bacterium genome contains the following window.
GGGCAAGCATGTGCTGGTGGAGAAGCCGCTGTGTTTGACGCTCACTGAACTGGAGGCGATCAAGGCAGCGCAGGCGGCCAGTGGTTGCGCACTGATGGTCGGGTTCAACCGGCGCTATGCGGCCGCGAGCAAAATCCTGGCGGCGGCTCTGAGCGGGCGCGCTACGCCGACGATCGTGAACTACACGATCAATGCCGGATTCATTGATAAAGACAACTGGGTGCATGACGATACTATTGGAGGCGGACGAATTATCGGTGAAGGATGTCACTTCATCGATTTGATTTGCCACCTGCTGCAGGCGCGCGTTCGCACAGTGCGGACGGCAGCGATCGCAGGCACAAAGGGCAGGTATCAGGCGGACGACAACGTGCAGGTACAACTGGAGATGTCAGACGGATCGATCGCGGCGATCACCTATACGGCAATGGGCGAGCGCAGTTTCGCCAAGGAGACGCTGCAGGTGATCGGCGACGGCACGGTGCTGCAGATGACCGACTACCGGCTGGTCGAGCAATTTCGCGACGGCCGCACACGACGTCTTTACAAGGGGTCGATGGACAAGGGTTTTGACGCCGAGCTGGCGGTATTCGCCACGGCGATTCAGGATGGGCAATCACAGGATAATCTGGAAAGTTTCTATCACACGACGCGGGCAACACTGCAGGCCCGCCGGTCTTTGAGTTTGGGGAGCGCGATTGCAGTAGACTGAAGAAACCATGACGAGCAGTGCGCAACGACAACTTCGAATCCTCTACCTGACGCACTATTTCCCGCCCGAGGTCAATGCGCCAGCGGTGCGGGTCTCGCAGTTTGCGCAGGCCTGGAGCGCGGGCGGCCACCAGGTCACGGTGGTCACCGGATTTCCGAATCATCCAGCGGGCGTCATTCCGCCGGAGTATCGCGGTAAGATTTTTCAACGCGAGGAGACGGCCGGCGCCCAGGTATTGCGGGGGTACATCTACGCCGCACCGAACCGGGGCTTCGCGCGGCGGATCTTGAATTACCTGTCCTTCATGGTGAGCGCGATCATCATCGGCGTGCTGCGCAGCGGCAAGCAAGACCTTGTGATCGCGACTTCCCCACAGTTTTTCGTCGCGATCGCCGGTTATATCGTGAGCCGCATCAAGCGCATTCCATTTGTGTTCGAGGTGCGCGATTTGTGGCCGGAGGAGATCGTCGCCGTGGGCGCGATGAAGCGCGGCACGGTCATCCGCATGCTGGAGCGGATCGAGGCCTTTCTCTATCGGAAGGCCGCACTGATTGTCGCGGTCGCGGAGGGGACGATCGCGGTGTTGACGGCACGCGGCATACCGCGCGAGAGGCTGGCACTGATTCCAAACGCGGTGGATTTTGAGCGTTTCGCCCAGGCGCAAGACGATCATGAGATACGGAACGCACACGAGCTGAACGGGCATTTCTTGGTGTCGTACATCGGCACGTTGGGTATGGCGCACAATCTGCACACGGTGCTGGACTCGGCAGCACGGCTGCGGTGCC
Protein-coding sequences here:
- a CDS encoding glycosyltransferase family 4 protein, yielding MTSSAQRQLRILYLTHYFPPEVNAPAVRVSQFAQAWSAGGHQVTVVTGFPNHPAGVIPPEYRGKIFQREETAGAQVLRGYIYAAPNRGFARRILNYLSFMVSAIIIGVLRSGKQDLVIATSPQFFVAIAGYIVSRIKRIPFVFEVRDLWPEEIVAVGAMKRGTVIRMLERIEAFLYRKAALIVAVAEGTIAVLTARGIPRERLALIPNAVDFERFAQAQDDHEIRNAHELNGHFLVSYIGTLGMAHNLHTVLDSAARLRCHDDIRFLIVGDGAERENLVAYSRAQKLDNVTFVPQQSRTRVAEYYAASDVCLVPLRKTELFTKNIPSKIYEVMAAGKPIVIGTNGESRRLVEGAEAGIAVAPEDADDLAAKIVYLAKHRDESRRLGANGRAFAERCCDYRVRARDYLAVLQPLVEQE